The DNA window GATTGAGGTAGTGCAGTTTTTCGCGTCCGCGCCACTTGACCGAGATCAGATTTGCCTCTTCCAAGATGACCAGATGCTTCGTCACTGCCTGCCGCGACATATCCAGATGTTCGCACAACTCACCGAGCGTTTGACCGTTCTTCGCAAACAACTTATCAAGTAGTTTGCGGCGGCTGCTGTCGGCGAGTGCTTTGAATACTTTGTCCATGTCGTGAATTGATCAACTCAATATGCAACTATTTAGTTGCATATTGAGACACATAATTTCTTCAGTAATTTCCTGTAGCGGCGCACAGCAGACGCACTCACGTACATCGTTATGCTTGTCAGCAGACACAATCCGTCGACGAACTAATTATATTGATCCCCATGTTATTCCCCATCATCGGCGAACACTTCCCCATAGGCCGATCTGCCCTGCCACTGCAAACCGACTATTTGGACACAACACTTTTTGCATTTGAAAGGAGGAGTATCCACTACACAAGAAAGGAGAAAACAACTAATGAGAACCGTCTCGGTGGTTCGACGAGATCAGTATCCGGATTACTACCTGTATACGATCGCTGACGAACGGCATCGCAAGCATACGGTCGAGGTCCCCGCTATAGTATTGCAAGTAGACCCTGAGGAATTTCATCGGGGAAGTAATACAGAGCATCTCGACATCATTGCATGTGGGGCAGTACTATTAAGTCTCGATGACGAAGCAATCTTCCACAAGGTGGATTGTTCGATGGTCGATCGAGCCTACCGTGCAGCCTCAGGCGCTCAAATTCTTGGACAATTCGGCATGTAATGTACCGAACTCTCCAAGCACTTGAACAGCGGCTGTTAGTCCTTCCCTGGACCGACAGCCGTTATTTTTTACGGTTTAAATTACGGATCGCTTATACCCCAAAAAAAACAGATGTCATTCTGAGGGAAGCGAAGATCGTTGCATCGGATCAGGAGCGGGTAAGCGACCACGTGCACATTCCCCTACTTCACCTCAGAATGACATACAGAATCAGGACACTGAACGCTAATACAAAAAACGGGCCAAAGCTGGTTTGTATTGAAATATAGAAGATTGTGCGATTCGCCTACCGATCACGTCAAGTTTCTTTACACGTAGTCTCGCCCTTCACTTCTCATTCCGTACGAATAGGAATTGTTGAAAACCACCCGAAACGCTCGTGGCTGCGGCACGTACCTAATTCCCTTACTACACCATACACCATGCAATGCACATTCTCGGCATAAGCGGGAGCCCCCGCCGAGGCTCGGCCGCAGCGAATCTTCTCGGATCTGTCGCCAGCATTGGCGACGATCAGGTGACGATGACAATCTACGAATCGCTCATCGAGCTCCCACATTTCTCACCTGAACTCGATATCGAACCTGCTCTCGATCCCATCGCCGAATTGCGCCGGCAACTACGTGATGCCGATGCGATCATCATCTGTACCCCCGAGTATGCGTTCAGCATGCCGAGTGTATTGAAGAACGCATTGGAGTGGTCCGTTTCAAGTGGTGAGTTCAATACCAAACCGACGGCGACAATCAGTACATCTCCGCTGTACGGTGGAGGCGAACTTGCACATCAGGAACTGCTGATGGTTCTCAAAGCTGTTGGTGCGCAGATTCCGGAGCACGGATCGGTAACTGTGCGCAACACTCGTAAGCGCATTACCCCGGAGGGGACGATCGTTGATGCGGAGTTGGAGCGAGAGCTTCACGTACTGCTCGAGGGGCTCCTTTCCCTCGCGCGGAGCAAAGCCGACGAGTGAGACGTTAGTACGTCAATGCCGACCACCACCACCCCCACGCCTACATACTTCGAGACCCCGGAGCAATTCCGTGCATGGCTGAAAAGGAATCATGCCTCGGCAACCGAGCTCTATGTGGGTTTCTATAAGAAGAGCTCTGGCAAACCGAGTATCACATGGCCCGAATCGGTCGACGAGGCGCTGTGTGTCGGTTGGATCGATGCCGTGCGCAAACGGATCGACCACGAGCGATACTATATTCGATTCACTCCGCGCAAACCGAAGAGCATCTGGAGTGCGGTGAACATTAAACGCATCGGCGAACTCAAGGCCCTCGGCCGCTTGCAGAAAGCCGGTTTGATTGCGTTCGAGTCGCGCGATACGACGAGATCGAACAAATACTCGTTCGAGCAGTCGGTGCCTATCGAATTCACACCGGCACAACGTGCGCAATTCAAAGCCAACAAGAAGGCCTGGACGTGGTTCGAATCGAAAGCGCCTTCGTATCGCAAAGCAGCGACCTGGTGGGTCATTAGCGCCAAACGCGAAGAGACCAAAGCGAAGAGACTTCTGACACTTATCGAGGACTCGGCCGCAGGCAGGGTGATCAAGCCATTATCGTATTAATGCCCCTTTTGGCAATCAGGCGGACACTTTCCCGTCGGAATCGCGTTTCTTATTATTCATGACCGTAAGCGAATTACAAGCAAGAACTTCCGAATTGCTCACCGAACTTCGGGGTGCGACAAGCGCCGCCGAGCTCGAATCATTCAAGCTTGCCCATTTGGTGCGTAAGGGCTCTATTGCCGAGCTCTTCGAGCAACTAAAGACTGTTTCCAAGGAGGATAAACCCGCTGTCGGCAAGGCACTCAACGCGTTGCGCACAACGGTCGAATCCGCCTTTAAGGAGAAAGAAGAGGGCATCGGCAACGGTCCTGCCAAAACGACGGAAACGATCGACCTAACGATGCCCCCGCGTCCGCTGCCAGTATACGAACCGGGTCACGAACATCCGCTGACCTCGACACTCGAACGGATGGTCGCCATCTTTACGGCGATGGGCTTTGACGTTGCCGATGGTCCGGAGATCGAAGATGACCTACACAATTTTGAAAAGCTGAATTTCGCGCCCGATCACCCGGCGCGCGACATGCAGGACACGTTTTTTATCAAACCGTCCGCCGATTGGACGCCAACAAGCGAGGAACGACCGATCCTGCTTCGCACCCATACGTCGCCTGTTCAGGTGCGCGTCATGGAATCATGGCCGTTGCCGATTCGTGCGGTTATGCCGGGCCGAGTCTATCGCAACGAAGAGATCACGGCACGCAGCGCGGCCTGCTTCTTCCAACTCGAAGGGCTGGTGATTGACAAGGGTGTGACAATGGCAGACCTCAAGGCCGTTCTGCTCGAATTCGCCCGTCAGTTCTTCGGAGCCGATTCGAAAATCCGCCTGCGTCCGTCATACTTCCCCTTCACCGAGCCGAGTGTGGAAGTGGACGTCAGTTGCTACCTCTGCGGTGGCAAGGGCTGCCGCGTCTGCAAACATAGTGGCTGGCTCGAGATCCTGGGTGCTGGGATGGTACATCCGAACGTACTGAAGGCCTGTGGCATTGATCCGGAAGTGTATACCGGCTATGCATTCGGCATGGGCATCGACCGCACAGCGCTCATGCGCTACGGTATCAACGATATTCGGATGTTCACCGAAAACGATTTTCGTTTCTTACGGCAATTTTAGCAGTCGATCCCCCGATCGGAACTCGATGTCTGTGCTGTTACTCATTCGCTCTATCGTTATGAATCAACGCTCCTTTGTTACCCGTCTCGGCGCGGTTGCGCTCGCTCTGGTGTTTATGCTAAGCATCTCAAGCTGCGGCAACTCCGGCTCATCCCCGAACAACCCGACCACCGGATCGAACGACTATGGTGGGAATACGTTTCCCAAGACCGGTACAACCTATACCTATGACCTCTACCAAACCGACTCTGTCGGCACGAAGGTCGTAGGTACGGACACGACGATCGTCGCTTCGGTCGTTGGCGCGGGCATGACGTACCTTGGGGAATCAAATGTGTTTGCAGTACAAGACGGCGGCACAACCAACCATTTTACATTTACTCATGCCGGCGATTTAAAGATGTCTCCAGATACGGCAGGAATAACGGCAATGCTCAATGGCATAGCCAACGCGAGCATTGCGAAATGGTTTACATTTCTGACGGGCACAAAATTAGCAGGCGATTTTCACGCATTTGACACGAGTATCTCCTTTCCCTTTACCTTTAACGGATTACCGATACAGGTTGGAGTAGATATCTCCATTGCGAATGGATATATGAAAGAAGAAGCAGTGCAAGTTGGAAGTGAGTCGCTACAATGTTCAAAGATTCACATCAAGTATACGGTCGATATTCATGCCGTTATCGTCAACTCTACAATTATAATCGATAACACGTACTGGTTCTCTCCGAAGATCGGGTATTTTGCAAAAGAAGTATCGACCAACACCGGGCTCGACATTCTCGGTATGCCACCTTCCGGTAGCGTTCAAACACTTACGTCCTACCATCTCAACTAACTACGGATTTGATGAAGGTATAACAAAACACTGCGAACAATCGCGATGCATGTCGTTGTTTACACTGCCGCTAATCAATGACTGACGTGGCAGACATCAAAACCATCGGAGTATTGACCGCCGGCGGCGACGCGCCGGGAATGAACGCATGCATTCGTTCGATCACGCGTGTTGCCAGACATTACGACATGAAAGTGCTCGGTGTCAATCATGGCTACACCGGACTCATCAAAGGCGACTACACCGATCTTATTCGCTCGTCGGTCTCGAATATTATTCAGCGTGGCGGTACGATTCTGAAGTCCGCACGCACACCGGAGTTTCTCAACCCCAAGGGCCGCGCCAAAGCGTTCGAGTCGATGAAGGCGGCGGGCATGGATGCGCTGATCGTCATTGGCGGCGACGGCACGTCACGCGCAGCGGCAGCGATGTGCGAAGAGTACGACATTCCAATCGTCGGCTGCCCCGGCACCATCGACAACGATCTGTACGGCACCGACTATACGATCGGCTTCGACACGGCCGTCAATACTGCGCTTGAAAGCATCGATAAGATTCGCGATACCGCCGACGCATTCGAGCGGACGTTCTATATCGAGGTCATGGGTCGCACCAGCGGGTTCATTGCACTCGACGTGGGTTTGAGCTGCGGAGCGGAGTTCATTGCCATCCCCGAACGCCCGACGACCGTGGATGATATAATGCAGGTCTTTCAGAAACAACGCGCTACCAAACGATCGAACATGATTGTCGTCGCCGAAGGAGCGGAAGGGGGCGGTGCGATTAAACTTGCGGAAGAAGTAAAAGCCCGCACCGGTATCGACTACCGAGTAACGATCCTCGGTCATGTCCAGCGTGGTGGCAGTCCGACGGCTCGTGACCGCATCCTTGCCACAAAACTCGGCGCAGCAGCGGTCGCCGCATTGCGCGATGGTCGCACGAACGTCATGACCGGCGAGGTGAAAGGTGCGCTGACACTCACCCCGTTCATCGAAGCGGCAACGATCAAGAAACAGGTCGATCCGATCCTGAGCGAACTCAGCATGGTACTGGCCGAATGATGGCCCGGCCTCTGCTGTTCCATCTATTATGAAGTGTATGCACCGACTCTACGCCCTCCTTTTCCTGCTCGTCTGTTCTCAGGCCGCCGTTGCACAGCGTGCGAACTACGATTCGCTCTTGTCTGCGATGCCGACCGAGGTAACGGGCCGTGTCTATCAGCTCGTCAACGACGGCGAAGCATTCCAGTCAACCCACGATTACGATAGTGCTATCAATTGCTACCACAAGATCCTTGAGATTCTGCCGAACTTTGCACCCGCACTCACAACAATCTCAGGGCTCTACGGTGTATCCGAACGCTATCGGCAGGAGATCTACTGGGCACATAAGGCGATCGCTGCGGATTCGATGTATCTAAACGCATGGTTGAATCTGGGCAATGCCTATGCGAGCCTCAAGAGTTATGATACTGCGACAATGATCTTCACGCTTGCAACGCACGTTGATTCTCGTTCTCCAATCCCGGCCTATAGCCTCGGTACCATCGAGGAAGAGCAAGGCCACTATCAGCAGGCGCTGACGTATTACATTTTTTCCAGCGCCATCGACTCCAATTTCACCAACGGCTATTACAATGCCGCAATGATGTACGCACAGCTCGGCAATCCGGAGGAAGCTAAGAAGATGTTGCTGCGTCAACTTGAGATCGACCCCTACGCAAAAGATGCCGAGATCGCCTATAAAGAGATCGAGGCAAAGCAAAAGGAGCTTGAGAACAAAGATAAGAAGGCGACAAAGAAGAGGAAAAAGTAACGGTTACTCCCCTTTCATCCCGACGAACTTGTCCTCATTGTCGCGGAAGAGGACGTTGAATGTCGTCAGGCTGCCGTAGGATTTGGTGATGTATCCTTGAAGGTCGATCTTCTCCGCCTCGTCTAACTTCGTATTTGCGTTTATTTTCTGTTCCAATACGCGAAGGTTGTTGCGCACGGCAACGATCTTTTTGAAGAACACATCGATGTCAACCTCTTTCGGCTGCAAATGAGGATCTTCGGGCTTGAGGATAACTGTGCCCCGGTGAAACTTTGGTGCGATCTCGGCAACATCGTCGCCGCGATTGAGTTTTTGATCCAGTGCGTCCGAAAATGCTTTGAACGCGACGCGGTAGGCTTGTTCGAAATCCATTGAGTCCATCGAAATAGATTGATCTGTCGGGCTCAACGAATGCCTCGGTCGTGAAATTCCGCTCGGATGCCGGTATCACATTTTTGTGCAGATCGCCAGCACCGCTATAACTGGCCCCAGGTACACCAAGATAACCATAATCCACCGTTTCATCGCCATCACCTCCAGATAATAGTACCCCGAACGAGAGGCTCCGGTGGTGCAAGAACGTGTGACCTATGTTAGGAGTCAGTAGTCAGTGGTCAATAGCCAGGACCCGTCGGATCCGTGAGTACTGTTTACTGACAACTCCTTACGCCTCTTCCATCTGGGCCTTCTTCTTCGACTGGCGGAAGCGCTCAGTCGGGTCGAGGATCTTCTTGCGGAAGCGGGTGGTCTCGGGTGTGACTTCAAGCAGATCGTCGTCGTCGAGCCACTCGATCTGTTGTTCGAGCGACATCAAACGCGGCGGATCGAGCTGGATGGCGCCGTCGGACCCCGAGGCGCGCATGTTGGTGAGATGTTTCTTCTTCGTGACGTTCACGATCATCTCGCCTTCGCGGCTGTTCTCACCGACGATCATGCCGCGATAGACTTTCGTACCCGGCGCGACGAAGAACACAGCACGCTCTTGCAGATTTTCCATCGCATAGCCCGTCGTGTCACCGTCTTCGAGCGAGACGAGCGCACCGCGCGTGCGGCCCGGGATCGCGCCTTTGAAGGACTCGTAATCGTAGAACAACTGGTTGAGGATACCGGTACCGCGCGTCATCGTCAGGAATTCGCCGCGGAAACCGATCATGCCGCGTGACGGCACGTGATACTCAAGATGCGCTTGTCCGTTGAGCGTGGCCATGTTGACCATCTGTCCCTTACGGATGCCAAGCGCTTCGATGACGCCGCCGACGTACTCTTCCGGCACGTCGATCACCACCTGCTCGACCGGCTCCATGGTGTCGCCGTCAACGACCTGCAGAATGACCTCGGGCTTGCTCACGGCAAACTCGTAGCCTTCGCGACGCATCGTCTCGATGAGGATGGCAAGCTGCAGTTCACCGCGTGCAGCAACTTTGAACGTGTCG is part of the Bacteroidota bacterium genome and encodes:
- a CDS encoding helix-turn-helix transcriptional regulator; its protein translation is MDKVFKALADSSRRKLLDKLFAKNGQTLGELCEHLDMSRQAVTKHLVILEEANLISVKWRGREKLHYLNPVPIHEIMRRWVNKYEDQRLEALSRLKQQLESSTK
- a CDS encoding NAD(P)H-dependent oxidoreductase yields the protein MHILGISGSPRRGSAAANLLGSVASIGDDQVTMTIYESLIELPHFSPELDIEPALDPIAELRRQLRDADAIIICTPEYAFSMPSVLKNALEWSVSSGEFNTKPTATISTSPLYGGGELAHQELLMVLKAVGAQIPEHGSVTVRNTRKRITPEGTIVDAELERELHVLLEGLLSLARSKADE
- a CDS encoding YdeI/OmpD-associated family protein: MPTTTTPTPTYFETPEQFRAWLKRNHASATELYVGFYKKSSGKPSITWPESVDEALCVGWIDAVRKRIDHERYYIRFTPRKPKSIWSAVNIKRIGELKALGRLQKAGLIAFESRDTTRSNKYSFEQSVPIEFTPAQRAQFKANKKAWTWFESKAPSYRKAATWWVISAKREETKAKRLLTLIEDSAAGRVIKPLSY
- the pheS gene encoding phenylalanine--tRNA ligase subunit alpha; the encoded protein is MTVSELQARTSELLTELRGATSAAELESFKLAHLVRKGSIAELFEQLKTVSKEDKPAVGKALNALRTTVESAFKEKEEGIGNGPAKTTETIDLTMPPRPLPVYEPGHEHPLTSTLERMVAIFTAMGFDVADGPEIEDDLHNFEKLNFAPDHPARDMQDTFFIKPSADWTPTSEERPILLRTHTSPVQVRVMESWPLPIRAVMPGRVYRNEEITARSAACFFQLEGLVIDKGVTMADLKAVLLEFARQFFGADSKIRLRPSYFPFTEPSVEVDVSCYLCGGKGCRVCKHSGWLEILGAGMVHPNVLKACGIDPEVYTGYAFGMGIDRTALMRYGINDIRMFTENDFRFLRQF
- the pfkA gene encoding 6-phosphofructokinase, with translation MKTIGVLTAGGDAPGMNACIRSITRVARHYDMKVLGVNHGYTGLIKGDYTDLIRSSVSNIIQRGGTILKSARTPEFLNPKGRAKAFESMKAAGMDALIVIGGDGTSRAAAAMCEEYDIPIVGCPGTIDNDLYGTDYTIGFDTAVNTALESIDKIRDTADAFERTFYIEVMGRTSGFIALDVGLSCGAEFIAIPERPTTVDDIMQVFQKQRATKRSNMIVVAEGAEGGGAIKLAEEVKARTGIDYRVTILGHVQRGGSPTARDRILATKLGAAAVAALRDGRTNVMTGEVKGALTLTPFIEAATIKKQVDPILSELSMVLAE